One segment of Natranaeroarchaeum aerophilus DNA contains the following:
- a CDS encoding antitoxin VapB family protein, which produces MSKSIRLSEDAYERLAAHKREDETFSDVVMRLAGERSLLEIAGVLSDEEADELREAVAERRKRRADGLEDIADELEHA; this is translated from the coding sequence ATGTCCAAGAGTATCCGGCTCTCGGAGGACGCCTACGAGCGTCTAGCCGCACACAAACGTGAGGACGAGACGTTTTCGGATGTCGTCATGCGCCTCGCTGGCGAGCGATCACTGCTCGAAATCGCTGGCGTTCTCAGCGACGAGGAAGCCGACGAACTCCGCGAGGCGGTCGCGGAGCGGCGAAAGCGGCGAGCCGACGGACTGGAAGACATCGCGGATGAACTGGAGCATGCGTAG
- a CDS encoding DUF7536 family protein, translating to MSQEQFERTETGPDHDGTKRFAAALGVGRNAKIAIAVSFVLSALLYGTFVITPAETAHHPVLYAGLTAVIWFALALTFTLVLTAYSAWKLVREDNDP from the coding sequence GTGTCACAGGAACAGTTCGAGCGAACGGAAACCGGTCCCGACCACGACGGGACGAAACGGTTCGCCGCGGCGCTGGGCGTCGGCCGTAACGCGAAGATCGCTATCGCCGTGAGCTTCGTGTTGTCGGCCTTGTTGTACGGTACGTTCGTTATCACGCCTGCCGAAACGGCCCACCATCCTGTCCTGTACGCCGGACTCACCGCAGTGATCTGGTTCGCGCTGGCGCTGACGTTTACTCTGGTGTTGACTGCCTATTCAGCGTGGAAGCTCGTACGCGAGGACAACGACCCCTGA
- a CDS encoding stage II sporulation protein M: MSIDDAARAAYRGYRARPSDILPYYLMALATPAVALTVMFFGLLSGYLVMTTQNTLEPILAELEALGPFSLDDPQVETTEVNGEIIIDGESTEPLLSALESAATLELLAVGALTIVGMALALLVANAIISTGQVHAVYAVLRNRSGLRAGVDGIARDYRRFVGLTVLEIALMALVTGLLIGSVVLTWLLVGDGAAVLVGLLASLAWLPLIFLIWVSFLFSRQAVVVEDVGVLAAIRSNLRFIRHNLLTTGLYVVLLIAAGVVTSTLASLFQVVGTAQVAALVSPLLVLPFLDFVKIWLFARERTDYDLIAQPRERSLRERFVAALRRGWVELRSFVRETPTYHAISTSVFFVSGYAGWVLSVRLDAIVEASIANRLVGWFPPAEAINLTANNWQVGVAEVYSGLAAGIPSIIVLIYNGIFLGALTRFETDRLELLAFVIPHGVIEIPAILIAGAMGLYLGHSMIRLVRGRHGRDRITADIERAYHVIVGLLILFAVAGVIEAFVSPYYYGLLGI, translated from the coding sequence ATGAGTATCGACGATGCCGCCCGCGCTGCCTACCGTGGGTACCGCGCTCGCCCCTCCGACATACTGCCGTACTACCTGATGGCACTGGCGACCCCAGCTGTGGCTCTGACGGTCATGTTCTTCGGCCTGCTGAGCGGCTATCTGGTGATGACCACCCAGAACACCCTCGAACCGATCCTTGCAGAGTTAGAAGCGCTCGGGCCGTTCTCTCTCGACGACCCCCAGGTCGAGACGACCGAGGTCAACGGCGAAATCATCATCGACGGCGAGTCGACAGAACCGCTGCTGTCCGCGCTGGAGAGCGCGGCAACCCTCGAACTGCTGGCGGTCGGCGCGCTGACGATCGTGGGGATGGCGCTCGCGCTGTTGGTCGCCAACGCCATCATCAGCACCGGGCAGGTTCACGCGGTGTACGCCGTCCTGCGCAACCGCTCCGGGCTCCGCGCCGGTGTCGACGGCATCGCGCGTGACTACCGGCGGTTCGTCGGCCTCACCGTGCTCGAAATCGCGCTGATGGCGCTCGTCACCGGGCTCCTGATCGGCAGCGTGGTGCTGACCTGGCTCCTCGTCGGCGACGGCGCGGCGGTGCTGGTCGGACTGCTCGCCTCCCTCGCCTGGCTGCCGCTGATCTTCCTCATCTGGGTGTCCTTTCTGTTCTCGCGCCAGGCGGTCGTCGTCGAGGACGTCGGCGTCCTCGCTGCCATCAGGTCCAATCTGAGGTTCATCAGACACAATCTACTGACGACCGGTCTCTACGTCGTCTTGCTGATCGCCGCGGGGGTCGTCACCTCGACACTGGCCAGTCTGTTTCAGGTCGTTGGGACCGCACAGGTCGCGGCGCTTGTCAGCCCACTCCTTGTCCTTCCGTTCCTCGACTTCGTCAAGATATGGCTGTTCGCCCGCGAGCGAACCGACTACGATCTCATCGCTCAGCCCCGCGAACGCTCGCTCCGGGAGCGCTTCGTCGCCGCGCTCCGCCGTGGCTGGGTCGAACTCCGCTCGTTCGTCCGCGAAACGCCGACGTATCACGCCATCAGCACCAGCGTGTTCTTCGTGAGCGGCTACGCCGGCTGGGTCCTCAGCGTTCGCCTCGACGCCATCGTGGAGGCCTCCATCGCGAACCGGCTGGTCGGCTGGTTCCCCCCCGCCGAGGCGATCAACCTCACCGCAAACAACTGGCAGGTCGGCGTCGCCGAGGTGTACTCCGGACTCGCTGCGGGGATCCCAAGCATCATCGTGTTGATATACAACGGCATCTTCCTCGGCGCGCTCACCCGCTTCGAGACCGATCGGCTCGAACTGCTGGCCTTCGTCATCCCCCACGGAGTCATCGAGATTCCGGCAATACTGATCGCCGGTGCGATGGGGCTGTATCTCGGCCACTCGATGATCCGGCTCGTTCGTGGCCGACACGGTCGCGACCGGATCACTGCCGACATCGAACGCGCCTACCACGTCATCGTCGGACTCCTGATCCTCTTTGCCGTGGCGGGCGTCATCGAGGCGTTCGTCAGTCCGTACTACTACGGCCTGCTCGGGATCTGA
- a CDS encoding MFS transporter, with translation MTTEETEATEPDVFDPFRQFFALERDVLVLSLAMFAFSLGFQMTGRYMAEYMSALGATALVIGLYGTFGNIIGAVYPYPGGAISDRLGSRYALTAFGLVTTLGFGIWLAAPLLDVTVGPVSLSIVAIFVGLVLAQAWKSFGLGATYAIVKQAVPPSRLAAGFASTESFRRTAFLVGPLIAAAIFAPFTSASEDVVLAFQLILVVAIVFGVIGTLTQHRLYDPSDDSFGKEFEGVSQIREDLRNLPEPLRPLLVGDILVRFANGMVYIFFVLVVTQFLEVGLSLSLPAIGDISLSPQAYFGILLGLEMLVALLVMIPAAKIAERVGLKPVVAAGFLVYAIFPIMLIGAPESALALAVLFAFSGLRFAGLPAHKALIVGPAEQGAGGRVTGSYYLLRNVVVIPSAALGGLLWGGFSNPLTGDVLFAGDPVLAFSIATMIGLVGTGYFLLFGKEFEAYTTGS, from the coding sequence ATGACAACCGAGGAAACTGAAGCTACCGAGCCGGACGTCTTCGACCCGTTCAGGCAGTTCTTCGCGCTCGAACGGGACGTCCTCGTGCTCTCGCTGGCGATGTTCGCCTTCAGCCTCGGCTTTCAGATGACCGGTCGGTATATGGCGGAGTACATGAGCGCGCTGGGCGCGACGGCGCTCGTGATCGGGCTCTATGGCACCTTTGGGAATATTATCGGTGCAGTCTACCCGTATCCGGGCGGGGCGATCTCCGACCGGCTCGGCTCACGGTACGCGTTGACAGCGTTCGGTCTCGTGACGACGCTCGGATTTGGGATCTGGCTGGCTGCGCCGTTGCTCGATGTGACGGTCGGACCTGTCTCGCTGTCGATCGTCGCCATCTTTGTCGGCCTCGTGCTCGCACAGGCGTGGAAATCCTTCGGGCTCGGCGCAACCTACGCCATCGTCAAGCAAGCCGTTCCGCCCTCCCGCCTCGCTGCGGGATTCGCGAGCACCGAGAGCTTTCGCCGGACGGCGTTTCTCGTCGGGCCGCTGATCGCCGCCGCTATCTTCGCGCCCTTTACCAGCGCTTCGGAGGACGTCGTGCTCGCCTTCCAGTTGATCCTGGTCGTAGCAATCGTGTTTGGTGTGATCGGAACACTCACCCAGCACCGCCTCTACGACCCCTCGGACGATAGCTTTGGCAAGGAGTTCGAGGGAGTGAGTCAGATCCGTGAAGATCTGCGGAACCTGCCGGAGCCGCTGCGACCGCTGCTCGTGGGCGATATCCTCGTTCGCTTTGCCAACGGGATGGTCTATATCTTCTTCGTCCTCGTCGTCACGCAGTTCCTCGAGGTCGGACTCTCGCTCTCGCTGCCGGCAATCGGCGACATATCGCTGTCCCCACAGGCGTACTTCGGGATCTTGCTCGGTCTCGAAATGCTGGTCGCGCTGCTGGTGATGATCCCGGCCGCAAAGATCGCCGAGCGCGTCGGACTGAAACCGGTCGTCGCCGCGGGCTTTCTCGTCTATGCGATTTTCCCGATCATGCTGATCGGGGCGCCCGAGAGTGCACTCGCTCTGGCGGTGCTCTTTGCGTTCTCGGGGCTCCGATTTGCCGGCCTTCCCGCCCACAAGGCGCTGATCGTCGGCCCCGCCGAGCAGGGTGCTGGCGGCCGGGTCACCGGGTCGTACTATCTGCTCCGGAACGTCGTCGTCATCCCGAGTGCGGCGCTCGGCGGACTGCTCTGGGGTGGGTTCTCGAACCCACTGACTGGCGACGTACTGTTCGCGGGTGATCCTGTACTTGCGTTCTCGATTGCCACCATGATCGGCCTCGTCGGAACGGGCTACTTCCTGCTCTTTGGCAAGGAGTTCGAGGCCTATACGACGGGAAGCTAG
- a CDS encoding LAGLIDADG family homing endonuclease, with amino-acid sequence MSDAELSADDLSLPIKRTVGDSLEDRLTGNAYNNILPARYLRKDADGELVETPEELFERVGENVALAEAVFEAEKQGTEITVTPDQLKPGHPRRDELAAEVFGKGTTAEDDAETTLSVYNVNKFAYETIVPELPAEVREHVEGVADEFVEMMEYLDFMPNSPTLMNAGDELQQLSACFVDSPGDDIDDIHQTAKEAAQVFQSGGGMGYAFWKLRPYGDPVGSTGGIASGPITFMRTYDQMCETIAQGGARRGAQMGVMRVSHPDVIQFIHSKNKDVSLAETLRLNDPDDFTHNSFADALEEARELIDDEGKVPKHLRNAVEGHLSNFNISVGITDDFMDALQSGEEFTFTNPRTEEPHIATPETKELYDMFDLGEHVEVGEVLSIPAEALWERIIQGAHENGEPGVIYLERVNKRHSFDVEEHPDHQILATNPCVTGETLISTENGLVPAEELYEQGVARDVVVDGRLSEDRIKEASSVYKTGEKDIYKLTTEEGYELRLTADHRVMTADGWVEAQDLDAGDTINVQNRKGEFGQHGSAEEGRVLGWLVGDGHLKHGEERAVLNFYDEDSEISGQFADDANTVVREPTGNADYEIGVNEISRDDDYRGPQAIEQRIRSTRLYEFAEQAGLTENKLQVPDAVMRGSEEMAREFLRALFTADGGVQGNVEKGVSVRLTSTDTDLLKDVQRLLLNFGIFSKIYEERHEAGLQEMPDGNGGTAEYERQADHDLLISKDDLLRFREEIGFMLDSKNEALDERIDAYDRGPYSESFDATVESVEHDGHEAVYDLTEPDTSSFIANGLVVHNCGEQPLEEYEACNLGHINLSTLADEDAPDWRIWSEEHGDEYESQEAAINAFLEEAIDFEELDHRVEYGTRFLENVVTMSDFPVEKIEQKVREMRKIGLGIMGLAQLYIQLGIAYGSEESNEVASQLMTHINHGSKAASRELAEDRGPFADWEDSKYANPTEYREWFERQTGEDADDWEDGYPMRNHNTTTIAPTGTTSMIGNTTGGCEPIYNVAFYKNVSGDVQGDEMLVEFDDYFLRTLEDNDIDVDAVKEEAQEQMAANEFDGVDGLTTVPDAIGELFVTTGDLSAKQHAAIQCACQKGVDSAISKTVNAPNDSTVDDAKDVFEWVYDHGGKGVTYYRDGTRSKQVLTTRAQNTEFADEQEAAAALVEQIEEVFGGLEGFLENEDVQAALDQQVEELLSVADGEDLDAEYASKRARPDVLHGVTQRIDTGYGKLYVNINEDPEAERPFELFANIGNSGGFTASFTEALAKTISTALRSGVDPEEIADELQGIRSPKVAWDKGEQIQSIPDAIGTAMRRYLDGEIEKAYPQQQSLTELEDEAPETDGGVSAESRSEVDVGTPDAPAEAPDGPEAEQSDASQDLIDAGESPECPECGSLSLYYSEGCKTCESCGWSEC; translated from the coding sequence ATGAGCGACGCGGAGCTCTCAGCGGACGACCTCTCCTTGCCGATCAAGCGGACGGTCGGAGATTCGCTTGAGGATCGACTCACCGGGAACGCCTATAACAATATTCTCCCGGCTCGCTACCTGCGCAAGGACGCCGATGGCGAACTCGTCGAGACGCCCGAAGAGCTCTTCGAGCGCGTCGGCGAGAACGTCGCGCTGGCCGAGGCGGTGTTCGAGGCCGAGAAACAGGGCACGGAGATCACCGTTACGCCCGACCAGCTCAAACCCGGTCATCCGCGCCGCGACGAGCTAGCAGCGGAAGTATTCGGCAAAGGGACGACCGCCGAAGACGACGCCGAGACGACGCTTTCGGTGTACAACGTCAACAAGTTCGCCTACGAGACGATCGTTCCCGAACTCCCCGCCGAGGTGCGCGAGCACGTCGAGGGCGTCGCCGACGAGTTCGTCGAGATGATGGAGTATCTGGACTTCATGCCGAACTCGCCGACGCTGATGAACGCGGGCGACGAGCTCCAGCAGCTCTCGGCGTGTTTCGTCGACTCGCCCGGCGACGACATCGACGACATTCACCAGACCGCAAAGGAGGCCGCACAGGTGTTCCAGAGCGGCGGCGGCATGGGCTATGCCTTCTGGAAGCTTCGCCCGTACGGCGATCCGGTCGGCTCGACCGGTGGTATCGCATCGGGACCGATCACATTCATGCGCACGTACGACCAGATGTGCGAAACGATCGCACAGGGGGGTGCGCGTCGTGGCGCACAGATGGGCGTCATGCGCGTCTCCCACCCCGATGTTATCCAGTTCATCCACTCGAAGAACAAGGACGTCTCGCTGGCCGAGACGCTGCGACTGAACGACCCCGACGACTTCACGCACAACTCCTTTGCCGACGCGCTCGAAGAGGCCCGTGAACTGATCGACGACGAAGGGAAAGTTCCCAAACACCTTCGCAACGCCGTCGAGGGACACCTCTCTAACTTCAACATCTCCGTCGGCATCACCGACGACTTCATGGACGCGCTCCAGAGCGGTGAGGAGTTCACCTTCACCAACCCACGCACCGAGGAGCCCCATATCGCGACGCCCGAAACCAAGGAGCTCTACGACATGTTCGATCTCGGCGAGCACGTCGAGGTCGGCGAGGTACTCTCGATCCCCGCCGAGGCGCTCTGGGAGCGGATCATCCAGGGTGCCCACGAGAACGGCGAACCGGGCGTCATCTACCTCGAACGGGTGAACAAACGCCACTCGTTCGACGTCGAAGAACATCCCGACCATCAGATCCTCGCGACGAACCCGTGCGTTACGGGAGAGACGCTGATCAGCACCGAAAACGGGCTCGTTCCGGCCGAAGAACTGTATGAGCAAGGTGTTGCGCGGGATGTCGTCGTCGATGGGCGACTCAGCGAGGACCGCATAAAAGAAGCGTCCAGTGTCTACAAAACCGGCGAAAAAGACATTTACAAGCTGACAACTGAGGAAGGATACGAGCTACGTCTAACCGCAGACCACCGGGTAATGACGGCTGATGGCTGGGTCGAAGCTCAGGACCTCGATGCAGGTGATACCATCAACGTCCAGAACCGCAAGGGTGAATTCGGACAGCACGGTAGCGCGGAGGAAGGTCGCGTACTTGGATGGCTCGTCGGAGATGGCCACCTCAAACACGGCGAAGAGCGCGCCGTTCTCAACTTCTACGACGAAGACTCCGAGATCTCCGGACAGTTCGCAGACGACGCTAATACTGTCGTACGTGAGCCGACCGGTAACGCGGATTACGAGATCGGCGTCAACGAGATTTCGCGAGACGATGACTATCGCGGGCCGCAGGCGATCGAGCAGCGGATCCGATCGACCCGGCTCTACGAGTTCGCCGAACAGGCCGGGCTCACGGAGAACAAGTTACAGGTTCCCGACGCGGTCATGCGCGGTAGCGAAGAGATGGCGCGGGAATTCCTTCGTGCGCTGTTTACCGCCGACGGCGGTGTACAGGGCAACGTCGAAAAAGGCGTCTCGGTGCGACTGACGAGCACCGATACGGACCTGCTCAAAGACGTACAGCGCCTACTACTTAACTTCGGCATCTTCAGTAAAATCTACGAGGAGCGTCACGAAGCGGGGCTTCAGGAGATGCCGGATGGAAACGGTGGCACGGCAGAATACGAGCGTCAGGCCGATCACGATCTCCTGATCTCGAAGGACGATCTCCTTCGGTTCCGCGAGGAGATCGGCTTCATGCTTGACTCGAAGAACGAAGCACTCGACGAACGGATCGATGCATACGACCGTGGTCCGTACAGCGAGTCGTTCGACGCGACCGTCGAATCGGTCGAGCATGATGGCCACGAAGCGGTCTACGACCTGACCGAACCTGACACGAGCTCGTTCATTGCTAACGGTCTCGTCGTTCACAACTGCGGTGAGCAGCCGCTCGAAGAGTACGAGGCCTGTAACCTCGGCCACATCAACCTCTCGACGCTCGCCGACGAGGACGCCCCGGACTGGCGTATCTGGTCCGAGGAACACGGCGACGAGTACGAGAGTCAGGAGGCGGCGATCAACGCCTTCCTTGAGGAGGCGATCGATTTCGAGGAACTTGACCACCGCGTCGAGTACGGGACACGCTTCCTCGAAAACGTCGTCACGATGTCGGATTTCCCGGTCGAGAAGATCGAACAGAAGGTCCGAGAGATGCGCAAGATCGGGCTGGGGATCATGGGACTGGCCCAGCTGTATATTCAGCTCGGTATCGCCTACGGTAGCGAGGAGTCCAACGAGGTCGCCAGCCAGCTGATGACCCACATCAACCACGGCTCGAAAGCGGCCTCTCGGGAGCTCGCCGAGGACCGCGGTCCCTTCGCCGACTGGGAGGACTCGAAGTACGCCAACCCGACCGAGTACCGCGAGTGGTTCGAGCGCCAGACCGGCGAGGACGCAGACGACTGGGAAGACGGCTACCCGATGCGTAACCACAACACGACGACCATCGCGCCGACCGGTACGACCTCGATGATCGGCAACACGACTGGTGGCTGTGAGCCGATCTACAACGTCGCCTTCTACAAGAACGTCTCCGGCGACGTTCAGGGCGACGAGATGCTCGTCGAGTTCGACGACTACTTCCTCCGCACGCTGGAGGACAACGATATCGATGTCGACGCGGTGAAAGAGGAGGCACAGGAACAGATGGCCGCCAACGAGTTCGACGGCGTGGACGGCCTGACGACCGTCCCGGACGCCATCGGCGAGCTGTTCGTCACGACGGGCGATCTCAGCGCCAAACAGCACGCTGCGATCCAGTGTGCCTGCCAGAAAGGCGTCGACTCTGCCATCTCGAAGACGGTCAACGCGCCCAACGACTCGACGGTCGACGACGCCAAGGACGTGTTCGAGTGGGTCTACGACCACGGCGGGAAAGGCGTCACCTACTACCGTGACGGCACCCGCTCGAAGCAGGTGCTGACCACGCGTGCCCAGAACACCGAGTTCGCCGACGAGCAGGAGGCCGCAGCGGCGCTGGTCGAACAGATCGAGGAGGTCTTCGGCGGCCTCGAAGGGTTCCTCGAGAACGAGGACGTACAGGCCGCGCTCGACCAGCAGGTCGAAGAGCTACTCTCCGTTGCGGACGGCGAAGATCTCGATGCCGAGTACGCCAGCAAGCGCGCCCGGCCGGACGTGCTCCACGGCGTCACCCAGCGCATCGACACCGGCTACGGGAAGCTCTACGTCAACATCAACGAGGATCCCGAGGCCGAGCGACCGTTCGAGCTCTTTGCCAACATCGGCAACTCCGGTGGCTTCACCGCCTCCTTCACCGAGGCGCTGGCAAAGACCATCTCGACGGCACTCCGTTCGGGCGTCGATCCCGAAGAGATCGCCGACGAACTGCAGGGGATCCGCTCGCCGAAAGTCGCCTGGGACAAGGGCGAACAGATCCAGTCGATCCCGGACGCCATCGGCACCGCGATGCGCCGGTATCTCGACGGCGAGATCGAGAAGGCCTACCCACAGCAGCAGAGTCTCACCGAACTCGAAGACGAGGCTCCCGAAACCGACGGCGGCGTCAGCGCGGAGAGCCGCTCCGAGGTCGATGTCGGGACGCCCGACGCCCCGGCAGAAGCACCTGACGGCCCCGAAGCCGAGCAGTCCGACGCCTCACAGGACCTGATCGACGCGGGCGAGAGCCCCGAGTGTCCCGAGTGTGGCTCGCTGTCGCTGTACTACTCCGAAGGCTGCAAGACCTGCGAGTCGTGTGGCTGGTCGGAGTGCTGA
- a CDS encoding HVO_2523 family zinc finger protein, which translates to MTDDADGRTGDGQGGRPCPHCEMPMYHRHCKYVCPQHGVVYDCADTFY; encoded by the coding sequence ATGACGGATGACGCCGACGGACGTACCGGGGACGGACAGGGTGGGCGACCCTGCCCTCACTGCGAGATGCCGATGTACCACCGGCACTGCAAGTACGTCTGCCCGCAACACGGCGTCGTCTACGACTGTGCGGACACCTTCTACTGA
- the citZ gene encoding citrate synthase: MSDEVKKGLEGVLVAESGLSNIDGDVGKLIYRGYAIEDLSRQASYEEVLYLLWHGRLPDRDELAEFEASMAEEREVDDGVIEVVRELAEQDEDPMAALRTIVSMLSAYDPEGSGYDTEDDEALLRKGRRITAKMPTVLAAFSRIRNGDEPVAPRSDLGHAENFLYMLNDEKPDEVLAETFDMALVLHADHGLNASTFSAMVTASTLADVHSAVTSAIGTLSGGLHGGANQNVMRMLEEVDAAEQEPVDWVIQALDEGRRVPGFGHRVYNVKDPRAKILGEESEALGEAAGDTRWYEMSVAIEEYMAENKGIAPNVDFYSATTYYQMGIPIDLYTPIFAMSRVGGWVGHVVEYLDDNRLIRPRARYTGPEDQTFVPVDER; the protein is encoded by the coding sequence ATGTCAGACGAGGTCAAAAAAGGGCTGGAGGGCGTCCTCGTCGCGGAATCAGGACTCAGCAACATCGACGGTGACGTCGGGAAGCTGATCTACCGCGGCTACGCCATCGAAGATCTGTCTCGCCAGGCGAGTTACGAAGAGGTGCTGTATCTACTCTGGCACGGTCGGCTGCCCGACCGTGATGAACTCGCCGAGTTCGAGGCGTCGATGGCCGAGGAACGCGAGGTCGACGACGGCGTCATCGAGGTTGTCCGCGAACTCGCCGAACAGGACGAGGATCCGATGGCGGCACTTCGGACCATCGTCTCGATGCTCTCGGCGTACGATCCCGAGGGGAGCGGCTACGACACCGAGGACGACGAGGCGCTCTTGCGCAAGGGTCGCCGGATCACCGCCAAGATGCCGACCGTCCTCGCGGCGTTCAGCCGGATCCGGAACGGCGATGAGCCGGTCGCACCCCGCAGCGATCTGGGCCACGCCGAGAACTTCCTGTACATGCTCAACGACGAGAAGCCCGACGAGGTCCTCGCGGAGACGTTCGACATGGCGCTCGTGCTCCACGCCGACCACGGCCTGAACGCCTCGACGTTCTCCGCGATGGTCACCGCGAGCACGCTCGCGGACGTCCACAGCGCCGTCACCAGCGCCATCGGGACGCTCTCGGGCGGGCTCCACGGCGGCGCGAACCAGAACGTCATGCGGATGCTCGAAGAGGTTGACGCGGCCGAGCAAGAGCCCGTCGACTGGGTAATCCAGGCGCTCGACGAGGGACGCCGTGTCCCCGGCTTTGGCCACCGCGTCTACAACGTCAAGGACCCTCGTGCGAAGATCCTCGGCGAGGAATCCGAGGCGCTCGGGGAGGCCGCAGGTGACACCAGGTGGTACGAGATGAGCGTCGCCATCGAGGAGTATATGGCCGAGAACAAGGGGATCGCCCCGAACGTCGACTTCTACTCCGCGACGACCTACTACCAGATGGGCATCCCGATCGATCTCTATACGCCGATCTTTGCCATGAGCCGCGTCGGCGGCTGGGTCGGCCACGTGGTCGAGTATCTCGACGACAACCGCCTGATCCGCCCTCGCGCCCGCTACACCGGCCCCGAAGACCAGACGTTCGTTCCGGTCGACGAGCGATAA
- a CDS encoding TVP38/TMEM64 family protein, which produces MRLADRHLVALSTLAIVVVAALLTSKETVLGAAETVAGDPLLFAVAIALLYTLRPLVLWPTTLVAVAVGYGFGIVLGFPIALAGAVVTSIPAYYAGRWVAAGWDCGVAARLASAGSRFFDATGDLRGVVAGRLAPVPADAVSAAAGMGGVRLRTLTAGILVGELPWTIAAVVVGNSLHTISTAGLGSVGTQLGVVTTLAALLLLAGPAYEHFVDGGSTVGQ; this is translated from the coding sequence ATGCGCCTCGCGGATCGTCATCTCGTCGCTCTCTCCACGCTCGCGATCGTTGTCGTGGCCGCCCTGCTGACCTCGAAAGAGACGGTACTCGGAGCGGCGGAGACGGTCGCTGGCGATCCACTCCTCTTTGCCGTCGCGATTGCCCTGCTCTATACCCTCCGCCCGCTGGTCCTGTGGCCAACCACGCTCGTTGCGGTCGCGGTCGGCTACGGCTTCGGCATCGTGCTTGGATTCCCCATCGCGCTGGCCGGTGCGGTCGTCACGTCGATTCCCGCCTACTATGCCGGACGCTGGGTCGCCGCTGGCTGGGACTGCGGCGTCGCTGCACGGCTGGCCAGCGCCGGGAGCCGGTTTTTCGACGCGACCGGTGATCTTCGCGGCGTCGTTGCCGGACGGCTCGCACCGGTTCCCGCGGACGCCGTGAGCGCCGCTGCCGGAATGGGTGGCGTCCGCCTCCGCACGCTCACGGCCGGGATCCTCGTCGGCGAACTCCCGTGGACGATCGCCGCCGTCGTCGTCGGTAACTCCCTGCACACCATTTCGACAGCGGGACTCGGCAGTGTCGGAACACAGCTGGGCGTCGTGACGACCCTCGCCGCACTCCTCTTGCTCGCCGGACCGGCCTACGAGCACTTCGTTGATGGCGGCAGTACGGTCGGTCAGTAG
- a CDS encoding type II toxin-antitoxin system VapC family toxin, whose translation MLLDTSFLIDLMNGEEGAVEKAKELEANLVQQRLSAMTLFELYYGVARASRSEDERETVESVLASKPIHPADTAVMRKAGRLSGELANDGTPIGDGDVIIAATAQVVDEPVLTRNESDFERLGVDIESY comes from the coding sequence GTGCTGCTCGATACTTCCTTTCTGATAGATCTGATGAACGGCGAAGAGGGTGCCGTCGAGAAGGCCAAAGAGCTAGAGGCAAACCTCGTCCAGCAGCGCCTCTCCGCGATGACCCTGTTCGAGTTGTACTACGGTGTTGCCCGTGCGAGCCGATCGGAGGACGAGCGGGAAACGGTTGAGTCGGTCCTCGCATCAAAGCCGATCCATCCCGCGGATACCGCAGTGATGCGCAAGGCAGGTCGTCTCTCGGGCGAACTGGCGAACGACGGAACGCCGATAGGTGACGGTGACGTGATTATCGCTGCAACGGCACAGGTCGTCGACGAACCCGTGCTGACGCGAAATGAATCCGACTTCGAACGACTTGGCGTCGACATCGAGAGCTACTGA